Proteins from a genomic interval of Gossypium hirsutum isolate 1008001.06 chromosome A09, Gossypium_hirsutum_v2.1, whole genome shotgun sequence:
- the LOC121206046 gene encoding uncharacterized protein, giving the protein MDVEIYSRRLETFRVTETIGRRPGLPPRSYGVDLRNRQCDCRRFQTLHYPCAHVVAACAKVNLNVEQFVEDVYTLNRMLRVWENEFPVLPDLSTWKVSLITFELVPDRGLRRNPRGRPQSTRIRNEMDIREKSDGTRCGLCRLAGHNRSKCPQRNYHVGQSS; this is encoded by the coding sequence atggatgtagaaatatattcacgacgCCTTGAAACGTTTCGAGTTACGGAGACCATTGGTCGTCGACCCGGTCtaccacctaggtcctacggagttgatctccgGAATAGACAATGCGATTGCAGGAGATTCCAAACACTTCATTACCCGTGTGCGCATGTCGTTGCAGCGTGTGCTAAAGTGAACCTTAATGTTGAACAATTTGTCGAAGATGTGTACACACTCAATCGCATGTTACGTGTATGGGAAAACGAATTCCCTGTCCTGCCCGACCTGTCTACATGGAAAGTGTCTCTGATAACTTTCGAACTTGTCCCAGACAGAGGGCTACGCAGGAATCCAAGAGGTCGTCCGCAATCAACTAGAATccgtaatgaaatggacattagggagaaatccgaCGGTACGCGTTGTGGATTATGCAGGTTAGCTggtcataatcggagtaaatgcccGCAGCGAAACTATCATGTCGGACAATCGTCATGA
- the LOC107959915 gene encoding uncharacterized protein: MVCIACLLPLFLVPIVNILPLLFYFIMGKIYWLLGWEYRKPERAPAACPYKPPAKTENSSKVGPETEPAVPESSSKPMGVTDNKQD, from the exons atg gTTTGTATAGCTTGCCTATTGCCACTCTTCCTCGTACCGATCGTCAATATTTTGCCTCTCCTCTTCTATTTCATCAtg GGTAAAATTTACTGGCTTCTTGGATGGGAATACCGGAAACCGGAGAGGGCACCTGCGGCGTGTCCGTATAAGCCGCCTGCAAAAACGGAAAACTCTAGCAAA GTTGGGCCAGAAACTGAACCTGCTGTACCAGAGTCTAGTTCGAAACCAATGGGAGTAACAGATAACAAGCAGGACTGA
- the LOC107959914 gene encoding dual specificity phosphatase Cdc25: MAQTISYITGSQLLPLKRLPNIAIIDVRDDERSCDGHIAGSLHYASGTFTDKISNLIQDVKGKDTLVFHCALSQVRGPTCARRLAYHLEELKEDTGIKNILVLERGFNGWEASGRPVCRCTDIPCKGESA; encoded by the exons ATGGCTCAAACCATCTCCTACATTACCGGCTCTCAACTCCTTCCCCTTAAACGCCTTCCGAACATCGCCATCATAGATGTCAG GGATGATGAAAGGAGTTGTGATGGGCATATAGCTGGGTCTTTGCACTATGCCAGTGGCACTTTCACCGATAAGATCTCCAATCTTATCCAAGATGTCAAAGGCAAAGATACTCTTGTTTTTCATTGTGCTCTAAGCCAG GTTCGTGGCCCAACTTGTGCACGGAGGTTAGCGTATCATCTAGAGGAGTTGAAGGAAGATACTGGGATCAAGAACATTTTGGTTTTGGAGCGCGGTTTCAATGGCTGGGAAGCTTCCGGACGACCTGTTTGTCGCTGCACTGACATCCCTTGCAAGGGCGAGAGTGCATGA